The following proteins come from a genomic window of Miscanthus floridulus cultivar M001 chromosome 2, ASM1932011v1, whole genome shotgun sequence:
- the LOC136520602 gene encoding transcription factor PIF4-like isoform X1 encodes MNQFVHDWSNMGDTSRPLGEDDDLIELLWCNGHVVMQSQTHRKVPPRPDKAAVVAPPPAPASVPQEDEGGLWSPFALADSLDKDIFSEFFYEAPAAVEAAATPVASGGTGTEAAVGKSCRHVVPAEADRRGGACPVSEDPCDLMPPPKSTPASCSRQQTRSLANGGDNAGDLSDLIVRSGSAGKSAAAGAAAAEAGASSMLSAIGSSICGSNQVLVQRAVGAPGRANANAMGSRGNEASSSGRSNYCFGTATTTTTTEPTSTSNRSSKRKRLDTEDSESPSEDAESESAAMLARKPPQKMTTARRSRAAEVHNLSERKRRDRINEKMRALQELIPHCNKQTDKASMLDEAIEYLKSLQLQVQATASRHADDVDGQRHRGATGGDVPRRAPVPTADGRRDGPGGGDAVHAAAAVHGRPAAGGAHQRAGERQPSAGLPGPPPHAGGGGHHGAVRALPRRQPPAAAAVAALRAGRGLLPAAGGEGHAAADSRASSRAGPRWQHAGRRRARNAAPRERAKQRTRFRARVQLLGRRLGGLEALFLRSSLVEKMESTSTALLLDVILDVACSE; translated from the exons ATGAACCAGTTCGTCCATGATTGGAGCAACATGGGAGACACCTCCAGGCCGCTCGG CGAAGACGATGACCTCATTGAGCTGCTCTGGTGCAACGGCCATGTCGTCATGCAGAGCCAGACCCACCGGAAGGTGCCGCCGAGGCCCGACAAGGCTGCGGTGGTGGCGCCTCCTCCAGCCCCCGCGTCGGTGCCGCAAGAAGACGAGGGCGGCCTCTGGTCCCCCTTCGCGCTGGCCGACTCGCTTGACAAGGACATCTTCTCGGAGTTCTTCTACGAGGCACCAGcagcggtggaggcggcggcgacaCCGGTGGCCTCTGGTGGCACCGGCACCGAAGCCGCCGTGGGCAAGTCGTGCAGGCACGTCGTTCCAGCGGAGGCCGACAGGCGCGGCGGGGCGTGCCCGGTGTCCGAGGACCCGTGCGACCTGATGCCGCCGCCCAAGTCGACGCCCGCGTCCTGCTCCAGGCAGCAGACGAGGAGCCTGGCCAACGGCGGCGACAATGCCGGCGACCTCTCGGACCTCATCGTCCGGTCGGGGAGCGCGGGGAAGTCGGctgcggcgggggcggcggcggcggaggccggcGCGTCGTCGATGCTGAGCGCGATCGGGTCGAGCATCTGCGGGAGCAACCAGGTGTTGGTGCAGCGCGCGGTGGGCGCGCCGGGGCGCGCGAACGCGAACGCCATGGGCAGCAGGGGCAACGAGGCGTCCTCGTCGGGGCGGTCCAACTACTGCTTcggcaccgccaccaccaccaccacgaccgaGCCGACAAGCACCAGCAACCGGAGCAGCAAGCGCAAGCGGCTCGACACCGAGGACTCGGAGAGCCCCAGCGAG GACGCGGAGTCGGAGTCCGCCGCCATGTTGGCGCGCAAGCCGCCGCAGAAGATGACGACGGCGCGGAGGAGCCGCGCCGCCGAAGTGCACAACCTCTCGGAGAGG AAGAGACGAGACAGGATAAACGAGAAGATGAGAGCCCTGCAAGAGCTCATACCTCACTGCAACAAG CAGACGGACAAGGCGTCAATGCTTGACGAGGCGATCGAGTACCTCAAGTCGCTGCAGCTGCAAGTGCAG GCAACGGCATCGCGGCATGCAGATGATGTGGATGGGCAGCGGCATCGCGGCGCCACCGGCGGTGATGTTCCCCGGCGTGCACCAGTACCTACCGCGGATGGGCGTCGGGATGGGCCCGGCGGCGGCGATGCCGTCCATGCCGCGGCTGCCGTTCATGGCCGCCCCGCAGCCGGTGGTGCCCACCAACGCGCAGGTGAACGTCAACCCAGTGCCGGGCTACCGGGGCCACCACCACATGCCGGCGGCGGTGGGCATCACGGAGCCGTACGGGCACTACCTCGGCGTCAGCCAcctgcagccgccgccgtcgcag CACTACGTGCAGGGCGTGGGCTACTACCCGCCGCTGGGGGcgaaggccatgcagcagcagattCCAGAGCTTCATCACGTGCCGGGCCCCGGTGGCAGCATGCCGGCCGGCGGCGCGCCCGGAATGCTGCCCCCAGAGAGCGCGCCAAGCAGAGGACCAG
- the LOC136520602 gene encoding transcription factor PIF4-like isoform X17 produces MNQFVHDWSNMGDTSRPLGEDDDLIELLWCNGHVVMQSQTHRKVPPRPDKAAVVAPPPAPASVPQEDEGGLWSPFALADSLDKDIFSEFFYEAPAAVEAAATPVASGGTGTEAAVGKSCRHVVPAEADRRGGACPVSEDPCDLMPPPKSTPASCSRQQTRSLANGGDNAGDLSDLIVRSGSAGKSAAAGAAAAEAGASSMLSAIGSSICGSNQVLVQRAVGAPGRANANAMGSRGNEASSSGRSNYCFGTATTTTTTEPTSTSNRSSKRKRLDTEDSESPSEDAESESAAMLARKPPQKMTTARRSRAAEVHNLSERKRRDRINEKMRALQELIPHCNKQTDKASMLDEAIEYLKSLQLQVQATASRHADDVDGQRHRGATGGDVPRRAPVPTADGRRDGPGGGDAVHAAAAVHGRPAAGGAHQRAGERQPSAGLPGPPPHAGGGGHHGAVRALPRRQPPAAAAVAALRAGRGLLPAAGGEGHAAADSRASSRAGPRWQHAGRRRARNAAPRERAKQRTRETQLRWLLAIMS; encoded by the exons ATGAACCAGTTCGTCCATGATTGGAGCAACATGGGAGACACCTCCAGGCCGCTCGG CGAAGACGATGACCTCATTGAGCTGCTCTGGTGCAACGGCCATGTCGTCATGCAGAGCCAGACCCACCGGAAGGTGCCGCCGAGGCCCGACAAGGCTGCGGTGGTGGCGCCTCCTCCAGCCCCCGCGTCGGTGCCGCAAGAAGACGAGGGCGGCCTCTGGTCCCCCTTCGCGCTGGCCGACTCGCTTGACAAGGACATCTTCTCGGAGTTCTTCTACGAGGCACCAGcagcggtggaggcggcggcgacaCCGGTGGCCTCTGGTGGCACCGGCACCGAAGCCGCCGTGGGCAAGTCGTGCAGGCACGTCGTTCCAGCGGAGGCCGACAGGCGCGGCGGGGCGTGCCCGGTGTCCGAGGACCCGTGCGACCTGATGCCGCCGCCCAAGTCGACGCCCGCGTCCTGCTCCAGGCAGCAGACGAGGAGCCTGGCCAACGGCGGCGACAATGCCGGCGACCTCTCGGACCTCATCGTCCGGTCGGGGAGCGCGGGGAAGTCGGctgcggcgggggcggcggcggcggaggccggcGCGTCGTCGATGCTGAGCGCGATCGGGTCGAGCATCTGCGGGAGCAACCAGGTGTTGGTGCAGCGCGCGGTGGGCGCGCCGGGGCGCGCGAACGCGAACGCCATGGGCAGCAGGGGCAACGAGGCGTCCTCGTCGGGGCGGTCCAACTACTGCTTcggcaccgccaccaccaccaccacgaccgaGCCGACAAGCACCAGCAACCGGAGCAGCAAGCGCAAGCGGCTCGACACCGAGGACTCGGAGAGCCCCAGCGAG GACGCGGAGTCGGAGTCCGCCGCCATGTTGGCGCGCAAGCCGCCGCAGAAGATGACGACGGCGCGGAGGAGCCGCGCCGCCGAAGTGCACAACCTCTCGGAGAGG AAGAGACGAGACAGGATAAACGAGAAGATGAGAGCCCTGCAAGAGCTCATACCTCACTGCAACAAG CAGACGGACAAGGCGTCAATGCTTGACGAGGCGATCGAGTACCTCAAGTCGCTGCAGCTGCAAGTGCAG GCAACGGCATCGCGGCATGCAGATGATGTGGATGGGCAGCGGCATCGCGGCGCCACCGGCGGTGATGTTCCCCGGCGTGCACCAGTACCTACCGCGGATGGGCGTCGGGATGGGCCCGGCGGCGGCGATGCCGTCCATGCCGCGGCTGCCGTTCATGGCCGCCCCGCAGCCGGTGGTGCCCACCAACGCGCAGGTGAACGTCAACCCAGTGCCGGGCTACCGGGGCCACCACCACATGCCGGCGGCGGTGGGCATCACGGAGCCGTACGGGCACTACCTCGGCGTCAGCCAcctgcagccgccgccgtcgcag CACTACGTGCAGGGCGTGGGCTACTACCCGCCGCTGGGGGcgaaggccatgcagcagcagattCCAGAGCTTCATCACGTGCCGGGCCCCGGTGGCAGCATGCCGGCCGGCGGCGCGCCCGGAATGCTGCCCCCAGAGAGCGCGCCAAGCAGAGGACCAG
- the LOC136520602 gene encoding transcription factor PHYTOCHROME INTERACTING FACTOR-LIKE 13-like isoform X10 — protein sequence MNQFVHDWSNMGDTSRPLGEDDDLIELLWCNGHVVMQSQTHRKVPPRPDKAAVVAPPPAPASVPQEDEGGLWSPFALADSLDKDIFSEFFYEAPAAVEAAATPVASGGTGTEAAVGKSCRHVVPAEADRRGGACPVSEDPCDLMPPPKSTPASCSRQQTRSLANGGDNAGDLSDLIVRSGSAGKSAAAGAAAAEAGASSMLSAIGSSICGSNQVLVQRAVGAPGRANANAMGSRGNEASSSGRSNYCFGTATTTTTTEPTSTSNRSSKRKRLDTEDSESPSEDAESESAAMLARKPPQKMTTARRSRAAEVHNLSERKRRDRINEKMRALQELIPHCNKQTDKASMLDEAIEYLKSLQLQVQMMWMGSGIAAPPAVMFPGVHQYLPRMGVGMGPAAAMPSMPRLPFMAAPQPVVPTNAQVNVNPVPGYRGHHHMPAAVGITEPYGHYLGVSHLQPPPSQHYVQGVGYYPPLGAKAMQQQIPELHHVPGPGGSMPAGGAPGMLPPESAPSRGPDPGEPQTEEHDYTEKLGDDLQRDSAEMATGNNELKIMMQAME from the exons ATGAACCAGTTCGTCCATGATTGGAGCAACATGGGAGACACCTCCAGGCCGCTCGG CGAAGACGATGACCTCATTGAGCTGCTCTGGTGCAACGGCCATGTCGTCATGCAGAGCCAGACCCACCGGAAGGTGCCGCCGAGGCCCGACAAGGCTGCGGTGGTGGCGCCTCCTCCAGCCCCCGCGTCGGTGCCGCAAGAAGACGAGGGCGGCCTCTGGTCCCCCTTCGCGCTGGCCGACTCGCTTGACAAGGACATCTTCTCGGAGTTCTTCTACGAGGCACCAGcagcggtggaggcggcggcgacaCCGGTGGCCTCTGGTGGCACCGGCACCGAAGCCGCCGTGGGCAAGTCGTGCAGGCACGTCGTTCCAGCGGAGGCCGACAGGCGCGGCGGGGCGTGCCCGGTGTCCGAGGACCCGTGCGACCTGATGCCGCCGCCCAAGTCGACGCCCGCGTCCTGCTCCAGGCAGCAGACGAGGAGCCTGGCCAACGGCGGCGACAATGCCGGCGACCTCTCGGACCTCATCGTCCGGTCGGGGAGCGCGGGGAAGTCGGctgcggcgggggcggcggcggcggaggccggcGCGTCGTCGATGCTGAGCGCGATCGGGTCGAGCATCTGCGGGAGCAACCAGGTGTTGGTGCAGCGCGCGGTGGGCGCGCCGGGGCGCGCGAACGCGAACGCCATGGGCAGCAGGGGCAACGAGGCGTCCTCGTCGGGGCGGTCCAACTACTGCTTcggcaccgccaccaccaccaccacgaccgaGCCGACAAGCACCAGCAACCGGAGCAGCAAGCGCAAGCGGCTCGACACCGAGGACTCGGAGAGCCCCAGCGAG GACGCGGAGTCGGAGTCCGCCGCCATGTTGGCGCGCAAGCCGCCGCAGAAGATGACGACGGCGCGGAGGAGCCGCGCCGCCGAAGTGCACAACCTCTCGGAGAGG AAGAGACGAGACAGGATAAACGAGAAGATGAGAGCCCTGCAAGAGCTCATACCTCACTGCAACAAG CAGACGGACAAGGCGTCAATGCTTGACGAGGCGATCGAGTACCTCAAGTCGCTGCAGCTGCAAGTGCAG ATGATGTGGATGGGCAGCGGCATCGCGGCGCCACCGGCGGTGATGTTCCCCGGCGTGCACCAGTACCTACCGCGGATGGGCGTCGGGATGGGCCCGGCGGCGGCGATGCCGTCCATGCCGCGGCTGCCGTTCATGGCCGCCCCGCAGCCGGTGGTGCCCACCAACGCGCAGGTGAACGTCAACCCAGTGCCGGGCTACCGGGGCCACCACCACATGCCGGCGGCGGTGGGCATCACGGAGCCGTACGGGCACTACCTCGGCGTCAGCCAcctgcagccgccgccgtcgcag CACTACGTGCAGGGCGTGGGCTACTACCCGCCGCTGGGGGcgaaggccatgcagcagcagattCCAGAGCTTCATCACGTGCCGGGCCCCGGTGGCAGCATGCCGGCCGGCGGCGCGCCCGGAATGCTGCCCCCAGAGAGCGCGCCAAGCAGAGGACCAG
- the LOC136520602 gene encoding transcription factor PHYTOCHROME INTERACTING FACTOR-LIKE 13-like isoform X22, with the protein MNQFVHDWSNMGDTSRPLGEDDDLIELLWCNGHVVMQSQTHRKVPPRPDKAAVVAPPPAPASVPQEDEGGLWSPFALADSLDKDIFSEFFYEAPAAVEAAATPVASGGTGTEAAVGKSCRHVVPAEADRRGGACPVSEDPCDLMPPPKSTPASCSRQQTRSLANGGDNAGDLSDLIVRSGSAGKSAAAGAAAAEAGASSMLSAIGSSICGSNQVLVQRAVGAPGRANANAMGSRGNEASSSGRSNYCFGTATTTTTTEPTSTSNRSSKRKRLDTEDSESPSEDAESESAAMLARKPPQKMTTARRSRAAEVHNLSERKRRDRINEKMRALQELIPHCNKQTDKASMLDEAIEYLKSLQLQVQMMWMGSGIAAPPAVMFPGVHQYLPRMGVGMGPAAAMPSMPRLPFMAAPQPVVPTNAQVNVNPVPGYRGHHHMPAAVGITEPYGHYLGVSHLQPPPSQHYVQGVGYYPPLGAKAMQQQIPELHHVPGPGGSMPAGGAPGMLPPESAPSRGPERLS; encoded by the exons ATGAACCAGTTCGTCCATGATTGGAGCAACATGGGAGACACCTCCAGGCCGCTCGG CGAAGACGATGACCTCATTGAGCTGCTCTGGTGCAACGGCCATGTCGTCATGCAGAGCCAGACCCACCGGAAGGTGCCGCCGAGGCCCGACAAGGCTGCGGTGGTGGCGCCTCCTCCAGCCCCCGCGTCGGTGCCGCAAGAAGACGAGGGCGGCCTCTGGTCCCCCTTCGCGCTGGCCGACTCGCTTGACAAGGACATCTTCTCGGAGTTCTTCTACGAGGCACCAGcagcggtggaggcggcggcgacaCCGGTGGCCTCTGGTGGCACCGGCACCGAAGCCGCCGTGGGCAAGTCGTGCAGGCACGTCGTTCCAGCGGAGGCCGACAGGCGCGGCGGGGCGTGCCCGGTGTCCGAGGACCCGTGCGACCTGATGCCGCCGCCCAAGTCGACGCCCGCGTCCTGCTCCAGGCAGCAGACGAGGAGCCTGGCCAACGGCGGCGACAATGCCGGCGACCTCTCGGACCTCATCGTCCGGTCGGGGAGCGCGGGGAAGTCGGctgcggcgggggcggcggcggcggaggccggcGCGTCGTCGATGCTGAGCGCGATCGGGTCGAGCATCTGCGGGAGCAACCAGGTGTTGGTGCAGCGCGCGGTGGGCGCGCCGGGGCGCGCGAACGCGAACGCCATGGGCAGCAGGGGCAACGAGGCGTCCTCGTCGGGGCGGTCCAACTACTGCTTcggcaccgccaccaccaccaccacgaccgaGCCGACAAGCACCAGCAACCGGAGCAGCAAGCGCAAGCGGCTCGACACCGAGGACTCGGAGAGCCCCAGCGAG GACGCGGAGTCGGAGTCCGCCGCCATGTTGGCGCGCAAGCCGCCGCAGAAGATGACGACGGCGCGGAGGAGCCGCGCCGCCGAAGTGCACAACCTCTCGGAGAGG AAGAGACGAGACAGGATAAACGAGAAGATGAGAGCCCTGCAAGAGCTCATACCTCACTGCAACAAG CAGACGGACAAGGCGTCAATGCTTGACGAGGCGATCGAGTACCTCAAGTCGCTGCAGCTGCAAGTGCAG ATGATGTGGATGGGCAGCGGCATCGCGGCGCCACCGGCGGTGATGTTCCCCGGCGTGCACCAGTACCTACCGCGGATGGGCGTCGGGATGGGCCCGGCGGCGGCGATGCCGTCCATGCCGCGGCTGCCGTTCATGGCCGCCCCGCAGCCGGTGGTGCCCACCAACGCGCAGGTGAACGTCAACCCAGTGCCGGGCTACCGGGGCCACCACCACATGCCGGCGGCGGTGGGCATCACGGAGCCGTACGGGCACTACCTCGGCGTCAGCCAcctgcagccgccgccgtcgcag CACTACGTGCAGGGCGTGGGCTACTACCCGCCGCTGGGGGcgaaggccatgcagcagcagattCCAGAGCTTCATCACGTGCCGGGCCCCGGTGGCAGCATGCCGGCCGGCGGCGCGCCCGGAATGCTGCCCCCAGAGAGCGCGCCAAGCAGAGGACCAG
- the LOC136520602 gene encoding transcription factor PIF4-like isoform X2 has translation MNQFVHDWSNMGDTSRPLGEDDDLIELLWCNGHVVMQSQTHRKVPPRPDKAAVVAPPPAPASVPQEDEGGLWSPFALADSLDKDIFSEFFYEAPAAVEAAATPVASGGTGTEAAVGKSCRHVVPAEADRRGGACPVSEDPCDLMPPPKSTPASCSRQQTRSLANGGDNAGDLSDLIVRSGSAGKSAAAGAAAAEAGASSMLSAIGSSICGSNQVLVQRAVGAPGRANANAMGSRGNEASSSGRSNYCFGTATTTTTTEPTSTSNRSSKRKRLDTEDSESPSEDAESESAAMLARKPPQKMTTARRSRAAEVHNLSERKRRDRINEKMRALQELIPHCNKTDKASMLDEAIEYLKSLQLQVQATASRHADDVDGQRHRGATGGDVPRRAPVPTADGRRDGPGGGDAVHAAAAVHGRPAAGGAHQRAGERQPSAGLPGPPPHAGGGGHHGAVRALPRRQPPAAAAVAALRAGRGLLPAAGGEGHAAADSRASSRAGPRWQHAGRRRARNAAPRERAKQRTRFRARVQLLGRRLGGLEALFLRSSLVEKMESTSTALLLDVILDVACSE, from the exons ATGAACCAGTTCGTCCATGATTGGAGCAACATGGGAGACACCTCCAGGCCGCTCGG CGAAGACGATGACCTCATTGAGCTGCTCTGGTGCAACGGCCATGTCGTCATGCAGAGCCAGACCCACCGGAAGGTGCCGCCGAGGCCCGACAAGGCTGCGGTGGTGGCGCCTCCTCCAGCCCCCGCGTCGGTGCCGCAAGAAGACGAGGGCGGCCTCTGGTCCCCCTTCGCGCTGGCCGACTCGCTTGACAAGGACATCTTCTCGGAGTTCTTCTACGAGGCACCAGcagcggtggaggcggcggcgacaCCGGTGGCCTCTGGTGGCACCGGCACCGAAGCCGCCGTGGGCAAGTCGTGCAGGCACGTCGTTCCAGCGGAGGCCGACAGGCGCGGCGGGGCGTGCCCGGTGTCCGAGGACCCGTGCGACCTGATGCCGCCGCCCAAGTCGACGCCCGCGTCCTGCTCCAGGCAGCAGACGAGGAGCCTGGCCAACGGCGGCGACAATGCCGGCGACCTCTCGGACCTCATCGTCCGGTCGGGGAGCGCGGGGAAGTCGGctgcggcgggggcggcggcggcggaggccggcGCGTCGTCGATGCTGAGCGCGATCGGGTCGAGCATCTGCGGGAGCAACCAGGTGTTGGTGCAGCGCGCGGTGGGCGCGCCGGGGCGCGCGAACGCGAACGCCATGGGCAGCAGGGGCAACGAGGCGTCCTCGTCGGGGCGGTCCAACTACTGCTTcggcaccgccaccaccaccaccacgaccgaGCCGACAAGCACCAGCAACCGGAGCAGCAAGCGCAAGCGGCTCGACACCGAGGACTCGGAGAGCCCCAGCGAG GACGCGGAGTCGGAGTCCGCCGCCATGTTGGCGCGCAAGCCGCCGCAGAAGATGACGACGGCGCGGAGGAGCCGCGCCGCCGAAGTGCACAACCTCTCGGAGAGG AAGAGACGAGACAGGATAAACGAGAAGATGAGAGCCCTGCAAGAGCTCATACCTCACTGCAACAAG ACGGACAAGGCGTCAATGCTTGACGAGGCGATCGAGTACCTCAAGTCGCTGCAGCTGCAAGTGCAG GCAACGGCATCGCGGCATGCAGATGATGTGGATGGGCAGCGGCATCGCGGCGCCACCGGCGGTGATGTTCCCCGGCGTGCACCAGTACCTACCGCGGATGGGCGTCGGGATGGGCCCGGCGGCGGCGATGCCGTCCATGCCGCGGCTGCCGTTCATGGCCGCCCCGCAGCCGGTGGTGCCCACCAACGCGCAGGTGAACGTCAACCCAGTGCCGGGCTACCGGGGCCACCACCACATGCCGGCGGCGGTGGGCATCACGGAGCCGTACGGGCACTACCTCGGCGTCAGCCAcctgcagccgccgccgtcgcag CACTACGTGCAGGGCGTGGGCTACTACCCGCCGCTGGGGGcgaaggccatgcagcagcagattCCAGAGCTTCATCACGTGCCGGGCCCCGGTGGCAGCATGCCGGCCGGCGGCGCGCCCGGAATGCTGCCCCCAGAGAGCGCGCCAAGCAGAGGACCAG
- the LOC136520602 gene encoding transcription factor PHYTOCHROME INTERACTING FACTOR-LIKE 13-like isoform X7: protein MNQFVHDWSNMGDTSRPLGEDDDLIELLWCNGHVVMQSQTHRKVPPRPDKAAVVAPPPAPASVPQEDEGGLWSPFALADSLDKDIFSEFFYEAPAAVEAAATPVASGGTGTEAAVGKSCRHVVPAEADRRGGACPVSEDPCDLMPPPKSTPASCSRQQTRSLANGGDNAGDLSDLIVRSGSAGKSAAAGAAAAEAGASSMLSAIGSSICGSNQVLVQRAVGAPGRANANAMGSRGNEASSSGRSNYCFGTATTTTTTEPTSTSNRSSKRKRLDTEDSESPSEDAESESAAMLARKPPQKMTTARRSRAAEVHNLSERKRRDRINEKMRALQELIPHCNKTDKASMLDEAIEYLKSLQLQVQMMWMGSGIAAPPAVMFPGVHQYLPRMGVGMGPAAAMPSMPRLPFMAAPQPVVPTNAQVNVNPVPGYRGHHHMPAAVGITEPYGHYLGVSHLQPPPSQHYVQGVGYYPPLGAKAMQQQIPELHHVPGPGGSMPAGGAPGMLPPESAPSRGPDPGEPQTKEHDPDYIEKLGDDLPEACVVLFAHVVSVSFALVIPKKLVI from the exons ATGAACCAGTTCGTCCATGATTGGAGCAACATGGGAGACACCTCCAGGCCGCTCGG CGAAGACGATGACCTCATTGAGCTGCTCTGGTGCAACGGCCATGTCGTCATGCAGAGCCAGACCCACCGGAAGGTGCCGCCGAGGCCCGACAAGGCTGCGGTGGTGGCGCCTCCTCCAGCCCCCGCGTCGGTGCCGCAAGAAGACGAGGGCGGCCTCTGGTCCCCCTTCGCGCTGGCCGACTCGCTTGACAAGGACATCTTCTCGGAGTTCTTCTACGAGGCACCAGcagcggtggaggcggcggcgacaCCGGTGGCCTCTGGTGGCACCGGCACCGAAGCCGCCGTGGGCAAGTCGTGCAGGCACGTCGTTCCAGCGGAGGCCGACAGGCGCGGCGGGGCGTGCCCGGTGTCCGAGGACCCGTGCGACCTGATGCCGCCGCCCAAGTCGACGCCCGCGTCCTGCTCCAGGCAGCAGACGAGGAGCCTGGCCAACGGCGGCGACAATGCCGGCGACCTCTCGGACCTCATCGTCCGGTCGGGGAGCGCGGGGAAGTCGGctgcggcgggggcggcggcggcggaggccggcGCGTCGTCGATGCTGAGCGCGATCGGGTCGAGCATCTGCGGGAGCAACCAGGTGTTGGTGCAGCGCGCGGTGGGCGCGCCGGGGCGCGCGAACGCGAACGCCATGGGCAGCAGGGGCAACGAGGCGTCCTCGTCGGGGCGGTCCAACTACTGCTTcggcaccgccaccaccaccaccacgaccgaGCCGACAAGCACCAGCAACCGGAGCAGCAAGCGCAAGCGGCTCGACACCGAGGACTCGGAGAGCCCCAGCGAG GACGCGGAGTCGGAGTCCGCCGCCATGTTGGCGCGCAAGCCGCCGCAGAAGATGACGACGGCGCGGAGGAGCCGCGCCGCCGAAGTGCACAACCTCTCGGAGAGG AAGAGACGAGACAGGATAAACGAGAAGATGAGAGCCCTGCAAGAGCTCATACCTCACTGCAACAAG ACGGACAAGGCGTCAATGCTTGACGAGGCGATCGAGTACCTCAAGTCGCTGCAGCTGCAAGTGCAG ATGATGTGGATGGGCAGCGGCATCGCGGCGCCACCGGCGGTGATGTTCCCCGGCGTGCACCAGTACCTACCGCGGATGGGCGTCGGGATGGGCCCGGCGGCGGCGATGCCGTCCATGCCGCGGCTGCCGTTCATGGCCGCCCCGCAGCCGGTGGTGCCCACCAACGCGCAGGTGAACGTCAACCCAGTGCCGGGCTACCGGGGCCACCACCACATGCCGGCGGCGGTGGGCATCACGGAGCCGTACGGGCACTACCTCGGCGTCAGCCAcctgcagccgccgccgtcgcag CACTACGTGCAGGGCGTGGGCTACTACCCGCCGCTGGGGGcgaaggccatgcagcagcagattCCAGAGCTTCATCACGTGCCGGGCCCCGGTGGCAGCATGCCGGCCGGCGGCGCGCCCGGAATGCTGCCCCCAGAGAGCGCGCCAAGCAGAGGACCAG